A region of Maridesulfovibrio sp. DNA encodes the following proteins:
- the mqnB gene encoding futalosine hydrolase: MKPILFVTATAKEMKAALGGVCKLPPLEQGRPVEFMFGDRPGLLLVTGIGVINTAFALGRALAGSEVSMVLLAGVAGTFNAKDFPLCSACVVKREIWPEYGLKKDGLVDPKGLGFSLAEIDGKQVWNEVDLCFGKSLVDSGLDRFENLPEAVSLTVSGVTATAEGAAAYIEEYGADLENMEGFAAAYVCALVGVGLCQVRTVSNLVGSRDSKDWDLRGALAELGRVCRAIMK, from the coding sequence TTGAAACCGATTCTTTTTGTTACGGCAACAGCCAAGGAAATGAAAGCCGCGCTGGGCGGGGTCTGCAAACTTCCTCCTTTGGAGCAGGGCAGGCCTGTGGAGTTCATGTTCGGTGATCGTCCCGGGCTGTTGCTGGTAACCGGAATCGGGGTAATCAATACTGCTTTCGCTCTCGGCCGGGCCCTGGCCGGGAGTGAAGTAAGCATGGTTTTGCTGGCCGGGGTTGCCGGGACATTCAATGCAAAAGACTTCCCCCTCTGCTCTGCGTGCGTGGTAAAAAGGGAAATCTGGCCCGAATACGGGCTGAAAAAAGACGGTCTTGTCGATCCAAAAGGACTGGGTTTCAGTCTCGCGGAGATTGACGGGAAACAGGTCTGGAACGAAGTTGATCTTTGTTTCGGAAAAAGTCTTGTTGATTCAGGACTTGACCGATTTGAGAATCTGCCCGAAGCTGTATCATTGACTGTGAGCGGGGTAACGGCTACGGCTGAAGGGGCTGCTGCATATATTGAAGAGTATGGGGCTGATTTAGAAAATATGGAAGGTTTTGCGGCTGCGTATGTGTGCGCCCTTGTCGGGGTGGGGCTATGTCAGGTGCGGACTGTTTCAAACCTTGTGGGATCAAGAGACAGTAAAGATTGGGATTTGCGCGGTGCCCTTGCTGAATTGGGGCGGGTCTGCCGGGCGATTATGAAATGA
- a CDS encoding nucleotide sugar dehydrogenase, protein MIKFSDIEEKKTTVAVVGLGYVGLPLAVALGRKFKVLGIDISAQRIKELSEGYDRTNEVLENDFHNYVEFSTDASRIKECGFIIVAVPTPIDEARNPDLRPVVSASTMVGENMAAGSVVVYESTVYPGLTEDICVPILEGKSGLKYGEDFGVGYSPERINPGDREHTLQTIVKVVAGNDDEVVELLDNLYSSIITAGTHRASSIKVAESAKVIENTQRDLNIALMNELSMIFDKMGIDTLDVLEASGTKWNFLPFRPGLVGGHCIGVDPYYLTTKAEEIGHHPQVILAGRKINDSVGKFIADTTVKQMINGDSRVKGAKVGILGLTFKENVPDLRNTKVVDVIDELRSFGVDVLVHDAYADPEEAVEEYNIKTSSFDEFKELEALVLAVSHDKYRELSLDTIKSWFRDPENALIIDVKCFFDREELEEAGIRHWRL, encoded by the coding sequence ATGATTAAATTCTCTGACATTGAAGAAAAGAAAACAACAGTTGCGGTGGTCGGCCTTGGTTATGTGGGCCTGCCTCTTGCAGTTGCCCTTGGCCGAAAGTTTAAGGTGCTGGGGATTGATATTTCAGCCCAGCGCATAAAGGAACTGAGCGAAGGCTACGATCGAACCAATGAAGTGCTGGAAAATGATTTTCACAACTATGTGGAATTCAGCACAGATGCTTCCCGAATCAAGGAATGCGGGTTTATCATCGTTGCTGTCCCCACTCCTATTGACGAAGCCCGTAATCCGGACCTTCGTCCTGTCGTTAGCGCTTCCACCATGGTCGGTGAAAATATGGCAGCAGGTTCTGTGGTGGTGTATGAATCAACAGTTTATCCCGGACTGACCGAGGATATTTGCGTACCCATCTTAGAGGGAAAATCCGGTCTTAAATATGGGGAAGATTTCGGTGTAGGTTACTCTCCCGAGCGTATCAACCCCGGTGATCGTGAACATACCCTGCAGACTATAGTCAAAGTCGTTGCCGGCAATGATGACGAGGTTGTCGAACTGCTTGATAATCTTTATTCTTCCATTATCACAGCCGGAACCCACCGTGCCTCCAGCATCAAGGTTGCAGAATCAGCCAAAGTTATTGAAAATACCCAGCGAGATCTGAATATCGCGCTCATGAATGAGCTTTCCATGATCTTTGATAAGATGGGCATCGATACTCTTGACGTGCTGGAAGCCTCGGGTACCAAATGGAACTTCCTGCCTTTCCGCCCCGGCCTGGTCGGTGGACACTGCATCGGTGTCGACCCTTACTACCTGACCACCAAGGCGGAGGAGATCGGCCATCATCCTCAGGTCATTCTTGCCGGACGTAAGATCAATGACTCAGTAGGAAAATTTATAGCTGACACCACTGTCAAACAGATGATCAACGGTGACAGCAGAGTGAAAGGAGCCAAGGTCGGTATCCTCGGTCTGACCTTTAAAGAAAACGTTCCCGATCTGCGCAACACCAAGGTTGTTGATGTTATTGATGAGCTGCGCTCTTTCGGTGTGGACGTGCTTGTTCACGATGCCTATGCCGATCCTGAAGAAGCTGTTGAAGAATACAACATCAAGACTTCTTCCTTTGATGAATTCAAGGAGCTTGAAGCCCTCGTGCTGGCTGTCTCTCATGATAAATACCGTGAACTCAGCCTTGATACCATCAAGAGCTGGTTCAGAGATCCTGAGAACGCCCTGATCATTGATGTGAAATGCTTCTTTGACCGTGAAGAACTTGAAGAAGCAGGCATCAGGCACTGGAGACTTTAG
- a CDS encoding DUF2065 domain-containing protein — MHIDWSFLLSALGLAFIIEGIPYFVFSERMPRILISIIERGPRQLRILGLIAMIFGLLLISFGQSLSDL, encoded by the coding sequence ATGCATATCGATTGGTCCTTTCTACTGTCCGCCCTTGGTCTGGCCTTCATTATTGAAGGGATTCCTTATTTTGTTTTTTCTGAGCGCATGCCCAGAATTCTTATTTCTATTATTGAGCGCGGTCCGCGTCAGCTACGCATACTCGGACTCATCGCCATGATTTTCGGCCTGCTGCTGATCTCTTTCGGCCAGTCACTGTCAGACCTCTAG
- a CDS encoding ubiquinone/menaquinone biosynthesis methyltransferase, with the protein MAQVSHQEHGKKVRDMFGRIAGWYDFLNHFLSAGQDIYWRYRLVKLVRPGKDGQVLDLAAGTLDVSVELLRQYPDVKVLAMDFTHQMLACGKAKKLEGKHAVRSASIASVQADGRVLPLPDNCLDGATISFGIRNILPREACYKEVLRTLKPGARFCILEFGSGSKKIWKGVYNFYLNKVLPLLGKVVSGDSGAYSYLADTIRAFPNEQALAEELRESGFGRVMFIPLLSGIVYIHVAEKTGE; encoded by the coding sequence ATGGCGCAGGTATCACATCAGGAGCACGGCAAAAAGGTCCGGGACATGTTCGGAAGAATTGCCGGGTGGTATGATTTCCTAAACCATTTTTTAAGTGCCGGTCAGGATATTTATTGGCGCTACCGTCTGGTTAAGCTGGTTCGTCCGGGCAAAGACGGGCAGGTGCTTGATCTCGCTGCCGGAACTCTTGATGTTTCCGTTGAACTGTTGCGTCAGTACCCGGATGTGAAAGTTCTGGCTATGGACTTTACCCATCAGATGCTGGCTTGCGGTAAGGCGAAAAAGCTGGAGGGCAAACATGCTGTCCGCAGCGCAAGTATTGCGTCTGTTCAGGCTGACGGCAGAGTGCTGCCTCTCCCGGATAATTGCCTTGACGGGGCTACTATTTCTTTCGGCATCAGGAACATCCTTCCGCGCGAGGCTTGCTATAAGGAAGTTTTGCGCACCCTTAAGCCCGGTGCAAGATTTTGTATTTTGGAATTCGGGTCCGGAAGCAAAAAAATCTGGAAAGGTGTTTATAATTTTTACCTCAACAAGGTTTTGCCCCTGTTGGGTAAGGTTGTTTCTGGTGATTCCGGGGCTTATTCTTATCTGGCGGACACCATCCGCGCTTTCCCGAATGAACAGGCTCTGGCAGAGGAATTGCGTGAGTCTGGTTTCGGTCGTGTGATGTTTATTCCCCTGCTTTCAGGGATTGTATACATCCATGTGGCTGAGAAAACCGGAGAGTAG
- a CDS encoding cytochrome c3 family protein, translating to MKKTLLISMVTAALVCVFALPSLYAVDAPGDMVLKAPAGAKMTKSPVAFSHKGHTALDCAKCHHKWDGKGEIKNCSVEGCHSDTSKEGKKKPTSFYSAFHAKADTSCVGCHKAMKKAKKATGPTKCGDCHPKKK from the coding sequence ATGAAAAAGACCCTGCTTATCAGCATGGTAACAGCTGCTCTGGTTTGTGTTTTCGCACTTCCCAGCCTGTACGCTGTTGATGCTCCCGGTGACATGGTTCTGAAAGCACCTGCCGGTGCCAAAATGACCAAATCACCTGTGGCTTTCTCTCACAAGGGACACACAGCTCTCGACTGTGCAAAGTGTCACCACAAGTGGGATGGTAAAGGCGAAATCAAGAATTGCTCTGTTGAAGGTTGTCACTCAGACACCAGCAAAGAGGGTAAGAAGAAACCTACTTCCTTTTACTCCGCTTTCCATGCCAAGGCAGACACAAGCTGTGTGGGTTGCCACAAGGCTATGAAGAAAGCTAAAAAGGCAACCGGCCCCACCAAGTGTGGCGACTGCCATCCCAAGAAAAAATAA
- the cobJ gene encoding precorrin-3B C(17)-methyltransferase produces the protein MKKGCLKVIGLGPGDMKLLAPQALQAIKDADAVVGYTGYVKLIPQELLEGREVLSTGMMAEVERCRKAVEASVAGRNVVMVCSGDPGIYAMAGLVMELLEAEDLFDKISFEVVPGIPAFTAAAALLGAPLMHDFASVSLSDLLTPWEKIEKRLEAAASADFVIAIYNPRSRKRAGHLGEAVEILRKFRSGNTPLGIVNRAYREGQKVKVVTLDTLDVNDVDMQTVLIVGNSSTREVAGKMLTPRGYANKYDI, from the coding sequence ATGAAAAAAGGTTGTTTAAAAGTAATCGGGCTCGGACCCGGAGACATGAAGTTGCTGGCTCCGCAGGCACTGCAGGCTATTAAGGATGCGGATGCGGTCGTCGGCTATACCGGGTATGTAAAGCTGATTCCGCAGGAATTGCTGGAGGGCCGGGAAGTCCTTTCTACAGGGATGATGGCTGAGGTTGAGCGTTGCCGTAAAGCTGTAGAAGCATCCGTGGCAGGCCGCAACGTGGTCATGGTCTGTAGCGGTGATCCCGGAATTTATGCCATGGCCGGGCTGGTTATGGAATTGCTTGAAGCTGAAGATCTGTTCGATAAAATAAGCTTTGAAGTAGTGCCGGGAATTCCGGCTTTTACTGCGGCTGCGGCCCTGCTCGGCGCACCATTGATGCACGATTTTGCTTCTGTAAGCCTGAGCGACCTGCTTACCCCGTGGGAAAAGATTGAAAAAAGGCTGGAAGCTGCAGCCTCTGCTGATTTTGTGATTGCAATCTACAATCCTAGATCTAGGAAAAGGGCCGGGCATCTTGGGGAAGCTGTTGAAATTTTGAGAAAATTTAGATCCGGAAATACCCCGTTGGGCATTGTCAATCGGGCTTACCGCGAAGGGCAGAAGGTAAAGGTGGTTACTCTGGATACTCTTGATGTAAATGATGTTGATATGCAAACAGTTCTTATTGTTGGTAATTCATCTACGCGGGAGGTGGCTGGAAAAATGCTTACCCCAAGAGGTTACGCTAATAAGTATGACATCTGA
- a CDS encoding cobalamin biosynthesis protein — MENHIAIYALTAKGTETAHRLADSLRVDCYVLDRYAVETDIPFTSLKETVADSFSKYESHIFVAASGIVVRMIAPLLKSKDVDPAVVVVDQEGAFAISLVSGHLGGANELARLIGDKTGAVPVITTATDCAGVPSIDLIARDQGLTIGNIGLIKHINAAILDGEKVPVYDPDRFLDLSVYSDYFMMVDDFEVLSRFRCGIVVDWSVHNLPERVLPLYPRCLSLGVGCRRGVPADEILELVRSVVADNGIAFESMFCMGSIDAKSDEKGLLEAAEILGLDVKFFSAAELDEIEVANPSGMVMKHMGVGGVCEAAAMMLADAKQVLVPKTKSARVTAAIAKKI, encoded by the coding sequence ATGGAAAATCATATTGCTATATATGCTTTAACCGCCAAGGGCACAGAGACAGCCCACAGGCTTGCAGATTCGTTGCGGGTTGACTGCTACGTTCTGGATCGCTACGCCGTAGAAACAGACATCCCTTTTACTTCCCTCAAGGAAACAGTTGCGGATAGTTTTTCCAAATACGAGAGCCATATTTTTGTTGCTGCCTCGGGGATTGTGGTGCGCATGATAGCGCCTCTCCTAAAAAGCAAGGATGTGGACCCGGCTGTGGTTGTTGTTGATCAGGAAGGAGCGTTTGCCATCAGTCTGGTTTCCGGACATCTGGGCGGGGCTAATGAACTTGCCCGGCTGATAGGGGATAAAACAGGCGCTGTTCCGGTGATTACCACTGCAACTGATTGTGCGGGAGTCCCTTCTATTGATTTGATTGCCCGTGATCAGGGTTTGACCATTGGAAATATCGGTTTAATAAAACATATCAATGCTGCAATACTGGATGGCGAGAAGGTTCCGGTTTATGATCCTGACCGTTTTTTGGACTTATCCGTTTACAGTGATTATTTTATGATGGTGGATGATTTTGAGGTGTTGTCCCGGTTTCGTTGCGGTATTGTTGTGGACTGGAGTGTACATAATCTGCCGGAACGGGTTTTACCCCTTTATCCTCGTTGCCTTAGCCTTGGGGTGGGGTGTCGGCGCGGAGTTCCTGCGGATGAGATTTTAGAGCTTGTTCGCAGTGTTGTTGCGGATAATGGCATTGCTTTTGAATCGATGTTTTGCATGGGGTCGATTGATGCGAAAAGCGATGAAAAGGGATTGCTTGAAGCAGCGGAAATTTTAGGTCTGGACGTAAAATTTTTTAGTGCAGCGGAGCTTGATGAGATTGAAGTCGCCAATCCTTCGGGCATGGTGATGAAACATATGGGAGTCGGCGGCGTGTGTGAAGCGGCGGCAATGATGCTGGCAGATGCTAAACAGGTTCTGGTTCCCAAGACCAAAAGTGCGCGGGTGACTGCGGCAATAGCGAAGAAAATATGA
- the hemL gene encoding glutamate-1-semialdehyde 2,1-aminomutase — MTSSSELFNKAQELLPGGVNSPVRACKSVGCDPLFIEKAEGSRMWSVDGQELIDYVMSWGPMMLGHGYDAIKEAAHKAVDMGASYGAPCPGEIELAEEIIKMVPSIEMVRMVNSGTEATMSALRLARGVTGRDKVLKFEGCYHGHSDCFLASAGSGLATFSIPGTPGVPEGTVKDTLLAPYNDLDAVKSVFEKEGKNIAAIIVEPVAGNMGLVLPKEGFLEGLRALCDEHGALLIFDEVITGFRVTSGGVGPRFNITPDLTTLGKIIGGGFPVGCYGGKKEYMSRISPCGDVYQAGTLSGNPVAMAAGVATLRALQKQDYNALEARTLKLAQDMKAALEANGFKISLNHIASIFTLFFTDQEVTDFESAKTGDAELYSKFYRHMRENGVNLAPSSFECTFTSFAHSEADYEATLEAVKSFKG; from the coding sequence ATGACTTCATCATCTGAACTTTTTAATAAGGCACAGGAACTGCTGCCCGGCGGCGTTAACAGCCCTGTTCGCGCCTGCAAATCCGTCGGCTGCGATCCCTTGTTTATCGAAAAGGCTGAAGGCAGCCGCATGTGGTCCGTGGATGGGCAGGAACTTATCGACTATGTAATGAGCTGGGGGCCGATGATGCTCGGTCACGGCTATGATGCAATCAAAGAAGCAGCTCATAAAGCTGTCGATATGGGCGCAAGCTATGGTGCTCCTTGTCCCGGCGAAATCGAACTGGCCGAAGAAATTATCAAAATGGTTCCCTCCATCGAGATGGTGCGTATGGTCAACTCCGGCACCGAAGCTACCATGTCCGCACTGCGTCTTGCCCGTGGGGTTACCGGGCGTGACAAGGTTCTTAAGTTTGAAGGCTGCTATCATGGTCACAGCGATTGTTTTCTGGCCAGCGCAGGTTCCGGTCTGGCTACTTTTTCCATCCCCGGCACTCCCGGTGTTCCCGAAGGTACCGTAAAGGATACCCTGCTTGCTCCATACAACGACCTTGATGCAGTAAAATCCGTCTTTGAAAAAGAAGGTAAAAACATCGCGGCTATCATTGTTGAGCCTGTTGCCGGTAACATGGGACTCGTTCTGCCCAAGGAAGGATTTCTTGAAGGGCTGCGTGCTCTTTGTGACGAGCATGGCGCGTTGCTGATTTTTGATGAAGTTATTACCGGATTCCGCGTAACATCAGGCGGTGTCGGTCCCCGCTTCAATATTACTCCGGACCTGACCACTCTCGGTAAGATTATCGGCGGCGGTTTTCCCGTTGGCTGCTACGGCGGTAAAAAAGAATACATGAGCCGCATTTCTCCCTGTGGCGATGTTTATCAGGCCGGGACCCTTTCAGGGAATCCGGTGGCCATGGCAGCCGGTGTTGCAACCCTGCGCGCACTGCAGAAGCAGGATTACAATGCTCTTGAAGCCCGCACCCTCAAACTTGCGCAGGACATGAAGGCTGCACTCGAAGCCAACGGTTTCAAAATCAGCCTTAATCATATTGCTTCTATTTTCACACTGTTCTTCACTGATCAGGAAGTAACTGATTTTGAATCCGCAAAAACAGGAGATGCTGAACTTTATTCCAAGTTCTATCGCCACATGCGTGAGAACGGAGTAAACCTTGCACCTTCCAGCTTTGAGTGTACTTTTACCTCTTTCGCACACAGCGAAGCAGACTACGAAGCCACTCTGGAAGCTGTTAAAAGCTTTAAAGGCTAA
- a CDS encoding Lrp/AsnC family transcriptional regulator, with amino-acid sequence MAKKFTEIEHNILALAGTNLSCSATPYADIAEQVGCSEQEVLDLLSRLKDDKIIRRFGATLRHQKAGYGANAMVAWRVTEEQEPEKVGEFMAARPEISHCYLRLIYEDWPYNLYTMIHGKGPDDCKNVVAELMEQTGITDHCILRSLKELKKTSMVYFEQK; translated from the coding sequence ATGGCGAAAAAATTTACTGAAATTGAACATAATATTCTGGCACTGGCGGGAACCAATCTTTCCTGTAGTGCGACTCCTTACGCAGATATTGCGGAACAGGTCGGTTGTTCCGAACAGGAAGTTCTGGACCTGTTGAGCCGTCTGAAAGACGATAAAATTATCCGCCGTTTCGGCGCGACCCTCAGGCACCAGAAGGCTGGATACGGCGCAAATGCCATGGTTGCGTGGCGGGTGACTGAAGAGCAGGAACCGGAAAAAGTAGGCGAATTCATGGCCGCACGTCCTGAAATCAGCCATTGTTACCTGCGTCTTATTTATGAGGATTGGCCCTACAATCTTTATACAATGATCCATGGTAAAGGGCCGGATGATTGTAAAAACGTGGTTGCTGAACTCATGGAACAGACCGGGATCACCGATCATTGCATCCTGCGCAGTCTCAAAGAGTTGAAAAAGACCTCCATGGTCTACTTTGAACAGAAATAG
- a CDS encoding NAD(P)H-dependent glycerol-3-phosphate dehydrogenase, with product MKIAVIGAGAWGTTLANTLAKKGLDTYLWVREKELSDEINKTGYNSVFLPDFKLSENLKASSDAEEVITGADYYVLVVPSQFLRSALIEMKRYFPENPAVICASKGIELNTGAPMSQVVNEALEGLNPRFAHLSGPTFAYELSSELPTSIVLGCEDEKLAAEVQDFFSTPYLRIYTNPDYRGVEIGGAIKNIMAIAAGMADGLKFGHNTRAALITRGIAEMSRLGKAMGAQASTFMGLSGMGDLVLTCTGDLSRNRQVGIKLGQGLKLSEILKMRMVAEGVKTTESVHLLAKKLGVELPITEQVYKILYEDKDPATAVRDLMNRDLKAE from the coding sequence ATGAAAATTGCAGTGATCGGAGCTGGAGCATGGGGAACAACTCTGGCCAATACTTTAGCCAAAAAAGGCCTCGACACCTACCTCTGGGTTCGCGAAAAAGAGCTTAGCGACGAAATAAACAAAACCGGATACAACAGTGTTTTTCTGCCTGATTTCAAACTTTCCGAAAATCTTAAAGCCAGCAGTGACGCCGAGGAAGTCATTACCGGAGCCGACTATTACGTACTTGTAGTCCCCAGCCAGTTTCTACGCAGTGCCCTCATAGAAATGAAACGGTACTTCCCTGAGAACCCGGCGGTTATCTGCGCCAGCAAGGGAATCGAGCTCAATACCGGGGCCCCCATGTCACAGGTGGTCAATGAGGCTCTGGAAGGATTGAATCCAAGATTCGCACATCTTTCCGGTCCGACCTTCGCATATGAGTTGAGTTCAGAGCTTCCCACCTCCATTGTACTTGGTTGCGAGGATGAAAAACTGGCTGCCGAAGTACAGGATTTTTTCTCGACACCTTACTTAAGAATATACACCAATCCTGATTACCGGGGAGTTGAAATCGGGGGAGCCATAAAAAATATCATGGCCATTGCCGCAGGTATGGCCGACGGACTTAAATTCGGGCATAATACCCGTGCGGCCCTGATCACCCGCGGCATTGCCGAAATGAGCAGGCTGGGCAAAGCCATGGGTGCGCAAGCATCAACCTTCATGGGGCTTTCCGGCATGGGTGATCTTGTACTGACCTGCACAGGTGATCTTTCCCGAAACCGGCAGGTAGGTATCAAACTCGGGCAAGGGCTGAAACTGAGCGAAATCCTGAAAATGCGTATGGTGGCAGAAGGAGTAAAAACAACGGAATCAGTCCATCTACTTGCAAAAAAACTTGGAGTTGAGCTACCTATAACCGAACAGGTTTACAAAATTCTCTATGAAGACAAAGACCCCGCCACAGCGGTACGCGACCTGATGAACCGTGACCTCAAGGCGGAGTAA
- a CDS encoding chemotaxis protein has translation MLDNEILLDTGTNEFEIIEFFIDDKCGGSDERDYFGINVAKVLEVVEAPKGLEAAEGAPHPSYLGTMSLRDIILPVIDLSVWLDIERKESENELIVVTEINNVISGFLVTGVTQIHRIGWGDLKTPNKYIADMDSNCITGTVEIKDRFVLMIDLERILGELDPEMAERSDGKIYSAPEKMTAVLVDDSVSVRALLNRNFESANFEVQLYSNGLEAWEALKEISDEAKESGGGVADVIDIVVSDIEMPQMDGYTLTKKIKDHSDLSSLPVILFSSLITKGLYHKGEAVKADDQVTKPEFNELTGRAIALIEKYRERRQ, from the coding sequence ATGCTGGATAATGAAATATTACTTGATACCGGTACTAATGAATTTGAAATTATTGAGTTTTTTATCGATGACAAGTGCGGGGGCAGCGATGAGCGTGATTATTTCGGCATAAATGTGGCCAAAGTGCTTGAGGTGGTAGAAGCCCCCAAGGGATTGGAAGCTGCCGAGGGCGCTCCGCATCCCAGCTATCTCGGGACCATGTCACTGCGTGATATTATCCTCCCGGTGATTGATCTTTCGGTCTGGCTGGATATTGAGCGCAAGGAGTCTGAAAACGAACTTATCGTTGTTACCGAGATTAATAATGTAATCTCCGGCTTTCTGGTCACCGGCGTGACTCAGATTCACCGTATCGGCTGGGGAGACCTTAAGACTCCCAATAAGTATATTGCAGACATGGACAGCAACTGCATCACCGGGACTGTGGAGATCAAGGATCGTTTCGTCCTGATGATTGATCTGGAGAGGATTCTCGGTGAGCTTGATCCCGAAATGGCTGAGCGCAGCGACGGAAAGATTTATTCCGCTCCGGAAAAAATGACTGCTGTGCTGGTGGATGATTCAGTCTCGGTACGTGCTTTACTCAATAGAAATTTCGAGTCCGCAAATTTTGAGGTCCAGTTGTACTCCAACGGCCTTGAAGCATGGGAAGCATTGAAGGAAATCAGTGACGAAGCCAAAGAAAGCGGAGGAGGCGTTGCTGATGTTATCGATATCGTTGTTTCAGATATAGAAATGCCCCAGATGGACGGCTATACTCTGACTAAAAAAATTAAAGATCATTCTGATTTATCAAGTCTTCCGGTGATTCTTTTTTCATCCCTGATTACCAAGGGGCTGTATCATAAGGGAGAAGCGGTAAAGGCCGATGATCAGGTTACCAAACCTGAGTTCAACGAGTTGACCGGCCGGGCCATTGCATTAATTGAGAAATACAGGGAACGGCGGCAGTGA
- a CDS encoding long-chain fatty acid--CoA ligase codes for MEIKRPWLDHYDPDVPQTVDFVYRPLFEYLDLTAERWPKRKAIEFQNWSITYGKLQREVEIMAANLRKLGIEPGDRIAIMLPNTPQMIMTYFAILKAGAVVTLTNPLYMETEIVHQLNDSGAKMLITIDLLWSKVEKLRDKLPIRKYLVTRISDTLKFPLNMLYNFKCMRSKNTPKIPYNGSSIIKWDTLRAGKERFSASNIRPEDTAVLQYTGGTTGLSKGCNLTHANLSANVQQAHAMLNKLGEEQEIVLGILPYFHIYGLTVCLNFATLLGATMVPFPRYVPLDVLKTMHKLKPTLFPGAPALYISLLQQKEVEKYDVASVKYCLSGSSPMPVEGIKEFKEVFGATIVEGFGLTEASPVTHLNPLLGKKKPGSIGMPIPSTDAAIVDMEVGSVQLPPGKMGELVIRGPQVMKGYYNKPDETAGTLRNGWLYTGDIAYMDEEGYFYIVDRKKDMIISSGYNIYPREVDEVLYKHPKIQEAVTVGLPHKTRGEIIKVYIVLKEGQSMDRAEIIAYCREKLAGYKVPRQVEFRSELPKTMVGKVLRRALREEEAKKKKS; via the coding sequence GTGGAGATTAAACGCCCGTGGCTGGATCATTATGATCCTGATGTGCCCCAGACTGTAGATTTTGTCTATCGACCATTGTTTGAATATCTGGACCTGACAGCCGAAAGATGGCCCAAGCGCAAGGCTATTGAATTCCAGAACTGGTCCATAACATACGGCAAGCTGCAGCGTGAGGTCGAAATTATGGCCGCCAACCTGCGCAAACTGGGCATTGAACCGGGCGACAGAATTGCCATCATGCTGCCCAACACCCCGCAGATGATCATGACCTACTTCGCGATCCTCAAAGCAGGCGCAGTGGTTACCCTGACCAACCCGCTGTACATGGAAACAGAGATCGTCCATCAGCTTAATGACTCCGGGGCAAAGATGCTGATCACCATTGACCTGCTCTGGTCAAAAGTGGAGAAGCTGCGCGACAAACTCCCGATACGCAAATATCTGGTCACCAGAATTTCCGATACCCTGAAATTTCCTCTGAACATGCTTTATAATTTTAAATGCATGCGGAGCAAAAACACCCCCAAGATCCCCTACAATGGTTCTTCAATCATCAAGTGGGATACCCTCCGGGCCGGTAAAGAACGATTCAGCGCGTCTAACATCAGACCGGAAGACACAGCAGTGCTGCAATACACAGGCGGCACTACAGGTCTATCCAAAGGGTGCAATCTGACCCACGCCAACCTCAGTGCAAACGTGCAGCAGGCCCATGCCATGCTCAACAAACTGGGGGAAGAACAGGAGATCGTACTGGGGATCCTACCCTATTTCCACATATACGGCCTGACAGTCTGCCTGAACTTCGCGACCCTGCTTGGCGCTACCATGGTTCCCTTCCCGCGTTACGTTCCCCTTGATGTGCTGAAAACCATGCACAAATTGAAACCGACCCTATTTCCCGGTGCTCCGGCTCTGTACATTTCCCTGCTGCAGCAGAAAGAAGTAGAGAAATATGACGTTGCTTCAGTGAAATACTGTCTGTCCGGATCCTCCCCGATGCCTGTGGAAGGAATCAAAGAATTCAAGGAAGTTTTCGGTGCGACCATTGTTGAAGGTTTCGGGCTTACCGAAGCCTCTCCGGTCACCCATCTCAATCCCCTGCTGGGCAAAAAGAAACCCGGTTCCATCGGCATGCCTATACCCTCCACTGATGCCGCCATTGTGGATATGGAAGTGGGTAGTGTACAGCTTCCTCCCGGAAAAATGGGTGAGCTGGTTATCCGCGGGCCGCAAGTCATGAAAGGTTACTACAACAAACCAGACGAAACAGCCGGGACCCTGCGCAACGGATGGCTCTACACCGGAGATATCGCTTATATGGATGAAGAAGGTTACTTCTACATTGTAGACCGCAAAAAGGATATGATCATCTCAAGCGGCTATAACATCTACCCCCGCGAAGTTGACGAAGTTCTCTACAAGCATCCCAAAATCCAGGAAGCTGTGACAGTCGGCCTGCCTCACAAGACCCGCGGTGAAATCATCAAAGTCTATATTGTCCTGAAAGAAGGTCAGAGCATGGACCGGGCTGAAATAATAGCCTACTGCCGTGAAAAACTTGCCGGATACAAAGTTCCCAGACAAGTGGAATTTCGTAGCGAACTGCCTAAGACCATGGTCGGTAAAGTCCTGCGCCGTGCCCTGCGTGAAGAAGAAGCGAAAAAAAAGAAATCATGA